Genomic window (Caldalkalibacillus thermarum):
ATTCCTCTGTAAAAGGGACAAATTAATATTTGCCATCACAATAAAAATGCAATACAATATTAATGAGATTGCACTCTTTCCTAATTGTTTTGTTCTGACAAGAGTGTGGATAAATACGTTATTTTCACTGAGCGCATTTTTTTACATTGGAGGAGGGTTTTTAAATGCCAAAATATACGATTGTAGACAAAGAAACTTGCATTGCTTGCGGAGCCTGTGGAGCTGCTGCGCCAGACATCTTTGATTATGACGATGAGGGGTTGGCAGAAAACATTCTTGATGAGAACACAGGGACTGTCGAAATTCCAGACGTATTGTTAGAAGATCTGGAAGACGCTTTTGAAGGCTGCCCGACAGACTCCATTAAGGTTGCTGAAGAACCGTTTGACGGTGATCCAAACAAATTCGAGTAAGCATTTGATACATTGTAGTGACAGATTTTGGACATGAAAAAAGCTCCCACTGATCTGGGAGCTTTTTGCGCCCTTGCAAATTATTTATTCTCCCCAGGGAGTGTGGACGCCTTCCAAACGTCTGACCCGGCGGTCTAAGCTGTCAACTCTGCGCATCAAACGGTCAACTTCTGATTCAAGCCGGCGTACTCGCCGGTGAAGATCTCCGTCAGGGAACGAGGGGACTCCGGGAATACCAGGAAAAAATGGTGGTTGCAGTTGCGGGCCGACATGGGGCTGTTGTTGGCGGATTTCCTCTCCATAAGCGTGGGGATAACGCATCTCCTCACCGTGGGGGTGGGGATGGGCGGGAAATGGACGATGCATGGTATCTCCTCCAATGTGTGAATGTGTATTCGACATCAGTCTATGGTGATCTGCCACAGTTGGTTTGGACGTTTATCATGATCAACCTTGATGATCATCAAAATGGGTAAACAACACGGGGAGCGAATGGCTCCCCGCTTTTGTGTGCTACATTCAAATTTTACCTAGCATGTTTAGCTTCACTGCGAATATTTATCCACCACAAGCGCCAAAGCCCCGTCACCCGTCACATTGCAAGCCGTACCAAAGCTGTCCTGGGCCATATATAAAGCGATCATCAATCCCAAGGCAGCTTCATCAAAGCCCAGCATGGTACTTAACAGACCCAGTGCTGCCATCACGGCCCCGCCGGGAACACCGGGAGCCGCGATCATGATCACCCCAAGCATCATAATAAAAGGCAGCATGGTGCCCAGAGTGGGTAATTCCAGACCACTTGACAACACCATCACAGCGACTGAACAAAGGACAAGGGTAATGGTGCTGCCAGATAAATGGATCGTGGCAGATAACGGAATTGCAAAGTCAGCCACATGTTCTTTTATTTTGTTTTCCTTTGCCTGGCGCAAAGTCACTGGGATCGTGGCCGCACTGGACATGGTTCCAATGGCCGTAAAATAAGCTGGAAGCATGGTTTTGAGGGCCCGGAAAGGATTCCGGCCAGTCAGTGTGCCTGACACTGTATACAGAATCAGCAGCCACACCCAGTGGGTGAGGACAGCCAGCAGCAACACAATGCCGAAGGCCCGTAACGTGGGGAAAATGGATCCTTCAGCTGCCAGATCAACAAATACCCCGGCAATGTAAAGCGGAAGAAGGGGGATAATGACGCGTTTTATCAGCAGTTCCACGATATTTTTTCCTTGATCGAAAAACTGCTTGAGAACAGGGCTTTCTACTCTGGTCATGCCAATGCCAAATACAAAAGCGGTGATCAAGGCAGTCATGACCCCTACAATTGGCTCAATCGTCAGTTCAAACAAGGGTTCAAGGCCTGCACCCTCCTCACCATGCTCTCCTGCAGGGCCTGTCAACAAAGGAACAACAGTAACGGCTACCACATAAGCCAAAATCCCTGCCAATAAAGTAGATGAATAAGCAAGTCCTGACGTGAGACCCAGCATTTTCCCTGATTGTTTTCCCAGTTCAGATATACCGCTGGCAATGAAGAAGACAATGATAAGCGGAATGATAAAGCCAATAAATTGGCCAAAAATGATCTTAAAAGTAACAAACACCCTGGAGAAAAACTCTGGCGCATACAAACCAATCAGCATCCCCCCGGTAATTCCCGCCAGCAGTTTAACAATTAATCTCATGTTTTCCCTCCTTCGCTTGGTTAGACTTATTAGATGATATGTCTTATTTAATCATGAAAGTACGCTTAAAGCAAAAAATAACAGTTCCGAGCATAAGGGACCTGATGGGAACAGGGCAATTTTACTATGCATCAAACCCATCTAGAACGCCCATACTGGAAAAGATAGTTTTTATGATGAGGAGGGACAAATATGGGACGCATTACGTTAAGACCTGAGCTGATGACGCCTGGCGGCCAGGCTGCCAGCATTATGCTGGATGACTGCTATGTAGGCTCATTCACCATGGTGTATCGGGAGAATGATGCCTTGTGGGGCACGATCCAGCTGGATGAAGAGATGCTGGAACCGGATGAAAAAGGAGAGATCGACCTGTTCATGCACGAGCATATCGAGGACCTGATTGAAGCACTGCAGGTCAGGGAATGCATGATCACGTCAACTTACAGTGATTATGATTATGTGATTTCCACCGATGATATCGTGGAAGAGGTGATCGAAGAGGAGGAATGGGTCGAAGGGGAAGAAGCACAGGAAATACACTTGAGTGTAGTGCGTGAAACCCGCCATCTCGTGGAGTATCAGATTCATGATGAAAACCACGAGGTAGTAGCTGAAGCGGTGGTCTACAAGTCCCGGGACCATGTCACAGGCGAAGTGCTGTGGGACGATGAACCGACAGAGGCTGAGATGGATACTGTAGCCCGATTAATCATGGCTGAATGTGATGACGAAGAGGTGGAAAGTTTTTCTTTTGTGATGTATGTGGATGGGGAAGAAATAGCCACTATCGAGCTGACCCGTGACGACCCCATTGAGGAGGAGATGACAGGGGAAGAAGTTGAACTGGACATTGGCCAGGTTGAAGGTTATGATTTCACTTTTGATCTGATCAGGGAAGAGATGGACCTCTTGATCTATGACATATATGAAGAAACAGATAAAGAAAGGATTTATTTGGGTACCGCCACAGCGGATCTTAGTGATGATGATGCCACGGTTTTGGTTGAGTTTGAGAATCCCCGGGACAGACGCTTACGGGAACAAATCGTTTATCATCTGATTGATGAACTGGAAGAGGAAGCCTATTTTGATACAGTTACGATTACCATGCAATATGATGATGAAGTGATTGATGAATACCATTTTGACTATGATGATCAGCCGGAGTACGGCCTGCCTGACGGTTTAACCATAGAAAACAGGGCAGAGACGACTGTTTCCAGCTAGGAGATATGTAAAAACTGACGCTGTCTGTATTTGGTGGCTGAATTCCACGGGGATTCAGCTTTTTCTCTGCTTCCAAAATAGAGTATACTTAATGAAAGAGAAGTTGATGATTGCCAAGTTGTGCAGAAAGTTGTGTATTGGAAAGAGGGAACAGATATGGCATTGCCTCCATTGTTTAAAGAGCGGATGCAGCACTTATTAGGTAATGAAGCACAAGCGTTTTTTCAATCCTATGAACAACCTCGTCACTATGGTTTGCGCATTAATACGTTAAAGTGGACTGTTGAGGAGGCCCTGCAAGCACTGCCCTTTCACCTTGAACCTGTTCCATGGGCGAAAGAGGGTTTTTATTTTCATGAAGCCGACCGTCCGGCTAAGCATCCCTATTATCATGCAGGGTTGTACTATATTCAGGAGCCAAGTGCCATGGCGCCGGGCGCGATGATCCCGATTGAGCCTGGCGACAAAGTGCTTGATTTGTGCGCAGCTCCCGGCGGCAAGTCAACGCAAATCGCCGCCCGCCTGAAAGGGAAGGGCGTTTTGGTCAGCAATGATATTAGTGCAGAACGTGTGAAACCGCTGGTCAAAAACCTAGAGCTGTTTGGTGTCCGTAACGGGATTGTGACCAATGAGACACCGGAGCGGCTGGCTGCCGCCTTTGGCACCTATTTTGACAAGATCGTGATTGATGCCCCTTGTTCAGGGGAAGGGATGTTCCGCAAAAATCCGGAGATGGTCAAAAGCTGGGAGACTCATCACATCGAAATGTGTACGGTGATGCAAAGGGATATTTTGGACCAGGCTGCGCGCATGCTAAAGCCGGGCGGTTTGATGCTCTATTCCACATGTACTTTTGCCCCGGAAGAGAATGAAGGTCAAATTGCCCAGTTTCTGTCCCGCCATCCCCACTTTGAAGTGGAAGAGATCAGCATGGTCCCCGGTTTTCAACTTGGCCGGCCAGAGTGGGCCAGTGAGGAGGAACTGTCTGAAAGCATGAAGCAAAAGCTAAGGCGGACGGTACGGCTCTGGCCCCATCATGTTCGGGGTGAAGGTCACTTTTTGGCCTTATTGCGCAAAACGGACGGTGAAGAAAAGCCCTGTCGAGAGGAACAAGCAGCACCCCTCCCCGAAAGAACATTACAAAACTTCCGGGAGTTTGAAAGGGAAGTGTGTCTCAAGCCTTTGGAAGAAATGCTGGAGGGAAGATTAGTTACTTTCAAGCAGCACTTATATGTGAAGCCTGAGGGATTGCCTTCCTTGCAAGGACTGAAAGTGGTCAAGTCCGGCTGGTATCTGGGAGAGTTGAAAAAAAACCGCTTTGAACCCAGCCAGGCTTTGGCGATGGGCCTAGACAGCCGTGATGTGGCCCAAACCGTCTCCTTCTCTGTTGAGGACGAAGCCTTGCTGCGTTACTTGAAGGGGGAAACGTTAAACATACAGGGAGAGAAGGGGTGGAAACTGGTCTGTGTCGACCGCTTTCCTCTCGGCTGGGGCAAGCAACTCCACGGTATTTTAAAAAATGCTTATCCGCCAGCCTGGCGCTGGCTGGCCTAGGAGGTGGGCAGATGCGCTTGGACAAGTTGCTGTCTAATATGGGCTATGGCAGCCGCAAAGAGGTAAAAAAATGGTTAAAAGCAGGTGTTGTCACAGTAAACGGCCATGTCGTGCAAGACGGCAAAACACAAGTAGACCCGGAAACTGATCATGTTCAGTTTCAAGGGGTCACGGTGGAATACCGGCCGTATATTTACTTGATGCTGCATAAACCGCAGGGAGTCATCTCTGCTACAGAAGATGCGCGGGAGATGACCGTACTGGATCTTATCGACCCGGAACATCTCACCTATAATCTGTTCCCCGTCGGCCGGCTGGACAAGGATGCGGAGGGGTTGCTGCTTTTGACCAATGACGGCAAATTAAGCCATGCTTTGTTATCTCCGAAGCGTCATGTGCCCAAGGTGTATTATGCGGAAATTGAGGGGCTGGTAACGCAAGCAGACGTTGAAGCCTTTCAAGCGGGGGTCATCCTGGACGACGGTTACCGCACGCTGCCGGCTGATTTAAAAGTGATCCACAGTGGTGAGCACTCCAGGGTAGAGCTGACCATTGTGGAGGGAAAGTTTCACCAGGTGAAGCGCATGTTTAAGGCCGTCGGCAAAAGGGTGACCTATCTGAAACGAATCAAGATGGGCGGTTTGGCCTTAGATGAAGGATTGGAACCAGGCGAGTACCGGGAATTAACCGAGGAGGAAGTTCAGCTTTTACAGGGGTGAGGAAAGGATGGAACAGCGTTTAATTCAAACCTTGGCCGAATGGCTGTTGGAAGCACAGCACACCGTGATCTTAACAGGAGCAGGGATGAGCACAGAATCAGGATTGCCCGATTTCCGTTCCAACCAAGGGTTATGGTACGGGCGCGATCCTCAGGAGATTGCCAGCGTGTATGCCATTAAGCATAACCGGGAGGATTTCGTAGATTTTTACCGCTGGCGGATCAAAGAGGTAGATAAGTACAAGCCGCATATTGGCCACCATTTGCTGACCCGCTGGCAACGGCAGGGACTGGTGCAGCGGATTATTACCCAAAATGTGGACGGTTTTCATC
Coding sequences:
- a CDS encoding dicarboxylate/amino acid:cation symporter, with amino-acid sequence MRLIVKLLAGITGGMLIGLYAPEFFSRVFVTFKIIFGQFIGFIIPLIIVFFIASGISELGKQSGKMLGLTSGLAYSSTLLAGILAYVVAVTVVPLLTGPAGEHGEEGAGLEPLFELTIEPIVGVMTALITAFVFGIGMTRVESPVLKQFFDQGKNIVELLIKRVIIPLLPLYIAGVFVDLAAEGSIFPTLRAFGIVLLLAVLTHWVWLLILYTVSGTLTGRNPFRALKTMLPAYFTAIGTMSSAATIPVTLRQAKENKIKEHVADFAIPLSATIHLSGSTITLVLCSVAVMVLSSGLELPTLGTMLPFIMMLGVIMIAAPGVPGGAVMAALGLLSTMLGFDEAALGLMIALYMAQDSFGTACNVTGDGALALVVDKYSQ
- a CDS encoding ferredoxin; translated protein: MPKYTIVDKETCIACGACGAAAPDIFDYDDEGLAENILDENTGTVEIPDVLLEDLEDAFEGCPTDSIKVAEEPFDGDPNKFE
- a CDS encoding RsmF rRNA methyltransferase first C-terminal domain-containing protein; the encoded protein is MALPPLFKERMQHLLGNEAQAFFQSYEQPRHYGLRINTLKWTVEEALQALPFHLEPVPWAKEGFYFHEADRPAKHPYYHAGLYYIQEPSAMAPGAMIPIEPGDKVLDLCAAPGGKSTQIAARLKGKGVLVSNDISAERVKPLVKNLELFGVRNGIVTNETPERLAAAFGTYFDKIVIDAPCSGEGMFRKNPEMVKSWETHHIEMCTVMQRDILDQAARMLKPGGLMLYSTCTFAPEENEGQIAQFLSRHPHFEVEEISMVPGFQLGRPEWASEEELSESMKQKLRRTVRLWPHHVRGEGHFLALLRKTDGEEKPCREEQAAPLPERTLQNFREFEREVCLKPLEEMLEGRLVTFKQHLYVKPEGLPSLQGLKVVKSGWYLGELKKNRFEPSQALAMGLDSRDVAQTVSFSVEDEALLRYLKGETLNIQGEKGWKLVCVDRFPLGWGKQLHGILKNAYPPAWRWLA
- a CDS encoding pseudouridine synthase, translated to MRLDKLLSNMGYGSRKEVKKWLKAGVVTVNGHVVQDGKTQVDPETDHVQFQGVTVEYRPYIYLMLHKPQGVISATEDAREMTVLDLIDPEHLTYNLFPVGRLDKDAEGLLLLTNDGKLSHALLSPKRHVPKVYYAEIEGLVTQADVEAFQAGVILDDGYRTLPADLKVIHSGEHSRVELTIVEGKFHQVKRMFKAVGKRVTYLKRIKMGGLALDEGLEPGEYRELTEEEVQLLQG